In Janibacter cremeus, a genomic segment contains:
- a CDS encoding OsmC family protein: MSQTIDDTTSPNLLTTSVTGALKRGTATEVTLSARQHTFTIDEPSGLGGTDLGANPVEHLLAALASCTVISYQVWAEKLGLTLEGVDVTVDGDVDLNGFFGAVDGVRPGFQGIDLAVTLTGPESDASYRKLEEAVATHCPVADNLTNGVPVRTTLELAV; this comes from the coding sequence ATGAGCCAGACGATCGACGACACCACCAGCCCGAACCTCCTGACCACGTCGGTCACGGGCGCCCTCAAGCGCGGCACGGCCACCGAGGTCACCCTCTCGGCGCGTCAGCACACCTTCACCATCGACGAGCCATCCGGTCTCGGTGGCACCGACCTCGGCGCCAACCCGGTCGAGCACCTCCTCGCGGCCCTCGCATCCTGCACCGTGATCAGTTACCAGGTGTGGGCGGAGAAGCTCGGCCTGACGCTCGAGGGAGTGGACGTCACCGTCGACGGCGACGTCGACCTGAACGGTTTCTTCGGCGCGGTCGACGGGGTCCGACCCGGCTTCCAGGGCATCGACCTCGCGGTCACCCTGACCGGCCCGGAGAGCGACGCGAGCTACCGCAAGCTGGAGGAGGCCGTGGCCACCCACTGCCCTGTCGCGGACAACCTCACCAACGGCGTCCCCGTGCGCACGACGCTCGAGCTCGCCGTCTGA
- a CDS encoding selenocysteine-specific translation elongation factor: protein MRRVLATAGHVDHGKSTLVRAITGRDPDRLAQERERGLTIELGYAWTTLPSGAEVAFVDVPGHQRFVGTMLSGLGPAPTVVFVVAADQGWQAQSSEHLAAVQALGITDGLLVLTRCDLAAADQRASVRAEAARRLRAAGLDVPVCEVSAVTGDGLHPVRRELDALVARMPTPAPDAPVRLWGDRSFSISGAGTVVTGTLGAGTLRSGDRLTLLDHGTTREVTVRGLHSQDCARDSVEPVSRVAVNLRRTDGVSRSVALLTPGAFVLARVVDVGLVRIAGDEGGTSGDADSPPEGATLHVGSADVGVHVRPLGAGAARLTTDADLPWRVGDRAILRDPGSRRLWSVRVLDVDPLPLTRRGAAQRRSEELATGDLGAVRLRSRSADRDDDLARLGLPAPEDAVRQGEWWIDADALAQWGTRLSAAVRALHAADPLSAGMPLTEAARSLGLPTHLPAALGQELVRALAEDPGLVISQGRVHDPSAGGLGAAEAGVRAVEEKLRETPFVAPERDELSQLRLGSTQLAAAERVGRVLRLPDDVVLLPDAPARAMRVLAGLEQPFTLSRARQALGTTRRVAVPLMEHLDSRGWTRRVDGSLREVVR, encoded by the coding sequence ATGAGGCGGGTACTGGCCACGGCCGGGCACGTCGACCACGGCAAGTCCACCCTGGTGCGGGCAATTACCGGCCGGGACCCGGACCGGCTGGCGCAGGAGCGCGAGCGGGGCCTGACCATCGAGCTCGGCTACGCGTGGACGACGCTGCCGAGTGGGGCTGAGGTGGCCTTCGTCGACGTACCGGGGCACCAACGATTCGTCGGGACGATGCTCTCCGGCCTCGGACCGGCGCCGACGGTGGTCTTCGTCGTCGCGGCGGACCAGGGGTGGCAGGCGCAGAGCAGCGAGCACCTCGCCGCAGTGCAGGCCCTGGGCATCACCGACGGGCTGCTCGTCCTCACGCGGTGCGACCTCGCGGCTGCCGACCAGCGGGCGTCAGTGCGAGCGGAGGCGGCTCGTCGCCTCCGCGCCGCGGGCCTCGACGTGCCGGTCTGCGAGGTCTCTGCCGTCACCGGTGACGGCCTGCACCCGGTGCGCCGTGAGTTGGACGCGCTCGTCGCCCGGATGCCGACACCCGCCCCCGACGCGCCGGTGCGGTTGTGGGGCGACCGGTCCTTCTCGATCTCCGGGGCCGGCACCGTCGTCACCGGCACCCTCGGCGCGGGCACCCTGCGCAGCGGTGACCGGCTGACCCTCCTCGACCACGGCACCACCCGCGAGGTGACCGTCCGGGGCCTGCACAGCCAGGACTGCGCACGCGACTCGGTCGAGCCGGTGTCCCGCGTCGCGGTCAACCTGCGCCGCACCGACGGGGTCTCCCGCTCGGTCGCGCTGCTGACGCCGGGCGCCTTCGTCCTCGCCCGTGTGGTCGACGTCGGCCTGGTCCGCATCGCCGGGGACGAAGGGGGCACCTCCGGCGATGCGGACTCCCCGCCCGAGGGGGCGACGCTGCACGTCGGATCCGCCGACGTGGGCGTGCACGTCCGTCCGCTCGGCGCAGGTGCAGCACGCCTGACCACTGACGCGGACCTGCCCTGGCGCGTGGGGGACCGCGCGATCCTGCGTGATCCCGGCAGCCGCCGACTGTGGTCGGTGCGGGTGCTCGACGTCGACCCCCTGCCGCTCACGCGACGGGGCGCTGCGCAGCGGCGGAGCGAGGAGCTGGCGACGGGGGACCTGGGGGCGGTGCGGTTGCGCTCGCGCTCGGCCGACCGCGATGACGACCTGGCCCGGCTCGGGCTTCCGGCACCGGAGGATGCTGTGCGACAGGGCGAGTGGTGGATCGACGCCGACGCCCTGGCGCAGTGGGGGACACGCCTGAGCGCTGCCGTCCGGGCACTCCACGCCGCCGACCCGCTCAGTGCCGGCATGCCCCTCACCGAGGCTGCTCGGTCGCTGGGTCTACCCACCCACCTACCGGCCGCCCTCGGCCAGGAGCTCGTGCGGGCCCTCGCCGAGGACCCCGGTCTGGTCATCAGCCAAGGGCGTGTCCACGACCCCTCTGCCGGAGGTCTTGGGGCTGCGGAGGCCGGCGTCCGGGCTGTCGAGGAGAAGCTGCGGGAGACCCCCTTCGTCGCTCCGGAGCGGGATGAGTTGTCGCAGCTCCGGCTCGGGAGCACGCAGCTCGCCGCAGCCGAGCGGGTGGGTCGGGTCCTGCGCCTGCCTGACGACGTCGTCCTGCTGCCCGACGCTCCGGCGCGGGCGATGCGCGTGCTGGCGGGGCTGGAGCAGCCCTTCACCCTGAGCCGGGCGCGGCAGGCCCTCGGGACGACACGACGCGTGGCAGTGCCGTTGATGGAGCACCTCGACTCCCGCGGCTGGACCCGACGGGTCGACGGCAGCCTGCGCGAAGTCGTGCGCTGA
- the selA gene encoding L-seryl-tRNA(Sec) selenium transferase, with translation MNEDPRRAIPRTDVALAAPEFTEATKRLGRTTVRAAVTAAQERARRGEIHPGEVIEAAAATLPVRTSSLTPVLNATGVVIHTNIGRAPLSPSAVAAVVDAAGYVDVEMDLATGGRSRRGAGALAALREAVPDAGDALVVNNGAAALVLATTALASGKEVIVSRGEMIEIGDGFRLPDLISSTGARLREVGTTNRTHPRDYLEAIGPDTGCILKAHPSNFRVDGFTTSVGHEELRGAMRPDGSPVPLVADIGSGLLAPDPLLPDEPDASTALRQGASIVTASGDKLLGGPQAGILLGDADVVTALRRHPLARALRVDKLTIAALEATVRAPATPVATALHTSADELRPRAEQLAAALGREVVGVDGRVGGGGAPGVPLLGWAVEVPADVVERLRTPPADVPVVLARVDDGRGLIDLRCVPADRDGDVATAVRIALGDADAPHPAQEDSGGIRGAELPGRPS, from the coding sequence GTGAACGAGGACCCGCGCCGGGCCATCCCGCGCACTGACGTCGCCCTGGCCGCACCCGAGTTCACGGAGGCAACCAAGCGCCTCGGTCGGACCACGGTCCGCGCCGCCGTCACCGCAGCGCAGGAGCGAGCGCGTCGCGGCGAGATCCACCCGGGCGAGGTCATCGAGGCCGCCGCCGCGACCCTGCCGGTACGGACCTCCTCGCTCACGCCCGTCCTCAACGCGACCGGCGTCGTCATCCACACCAATATCGGTCGAGCACCCCTCTCTCCCAGCGCGGTCGCTGCCGTCGTCGATGCCGCCGGTTATGTCGACGTCGAGATGGACCTGGCGACCGGGGGGCGCAGCCGTCGCGGCGCCGGGGCGTTGGCGGCGCTGCGCGAGGCCGTCCCCGACGCGGGTGACGCCCTCGTCGTCAACAACGGTGCCGCCGCGCTCGTCCTGGCGACCACCGCCTTGGCCAGCGGCAAGGAGGTCATCGTCTCGCGCGGGGAGATGATCGAGATCGGCGATGGCTTCCGTCTGCCCGACCTCATTTCCTCGACCGGCGCTCGCCTGCGCGAGGTCGGCACGACCAACCGGACCCACCCGCGGGACTACCTCGAGGCGATCGGCCCCGACACCGGCTGCATCCTCAAGGCACACCCGAGCAACTTCCGGGTCGACGGCTTCACCACGTCGGTGGGGCACGAGGAGCTGCGCGGGGCGATGCGCCCGGACGGATCCCCCGTCCCCCTCGTCGCCGACATCGGCTCCGGACTGCTCGCACCCGACCCGCTCCTGCCCGACGAGCCCGACGCGAGCACCGCTCTGCGCCAAGGGGCGTCGATCGTCACGGCGAGTGGCGACAAGCTCCTCGGCGGGCCGCAGGCGGGCATCCTGCTCGGGGATGCCGACGTCGTCACCGCCCTGCGTCGCCACCCGCTCGCCCGGGCGCTGCGCGTCGACAAGCTGACCATCGCCGCTCTCGAGGCGACCGTGCGCGCACCGGCGACGCCGGTGGCCACTGCGCTGCACACGAGCGCCGACGAGCTCCGCCCCCGGGCCGAGCAGCTGGCTGCCGCCCTCGGCCGCGAGGTCGTGGGCGTCGACGGCCGGGTCGGTGGCGGTGGCGCGCCCGGGGTACCGCTGCTCGGCTGGGCGGTCGAGGTCCCCGCCGATGTGGTCGAGCGCCTGCGCACACCGCCGGCCGACGTCCCCGTCGTCCTCGCCCGGGTCGACGACGGGCGCGGCCTGATCGACCTGCGCTGCGTCCCGGCCGACCGCGACGGCGACGTCGCGACTGCTGTCCGCATCGCCCTCGGGGACGCCGATGCTCCACACCCTGCCCAGGAAGACTCGGGGGGGATCCGGGGGGCGGAGCTCCCCGGACGTCCTTCATGA
- the fmdA gene encoding formamidase has protein sequence MTKNLFPLDSTKPFTEQAILGHNRWHGDIPPAVTVKPGDVFRADCREWFDGYIKNDDSAVDIASAPMSIVHALSGPFAIEGAEPGDLLIVDILDVGPIPSEEGPLAGQGWGYTGIFAKNNGGSFLVDQFPDAYKAVWDFEGGYATSRHVPEVRYAGITHPGLMGVAPSKDLLSTWNTREAALIATDPDRVPPLALPPEPQDAILGTLTGDDYDRVSKEGARTAPARENGGNQDIKNFTKGTRVFYPVYVKGANLSFGDLHFSQGDGEITFCGGIEMGGFLDLKVDLIKGGMDKYGVSENAIFQPGISGPQYSEWLAFSGTSVTLDGEQKYLDSDLAYQRACLHAIDYLTKFGYSPEQAYLLLGSAPIEGRLSGVVDIPNSCATVYLPTAMFEFDVTPSKNGLHAIDPGIGAPKADNP, from the coding sequence GTGACCAAGAATCTCTTCCCCCTGGACTCCACCAAACCCTTCACCGAGCAGGCCATCCTCGGCCACAACCGATGGCACGGCGACATCCCGCCCGCCGTTACCGTCAAGCCCGGTGATGTCTTCCGCGCTGACTGTCGAGAGTGGTTTGATGGCTACATCAAGAACGATGACTCCGCGGTGGACATCGCCTCGGCCCCGATGAGCATCGTGCACGCCCTCAGCGGCCCCTTCGCCATCGAGGGAGCCGAACCGGGCGATCTGCTCATCGTCGACATCCTCGACGTCGGCCCCATCCCCAGCGAGGAGGGACCCCTGGCCGGCCAAGGGTGGGGCTACACCGGGATCTTCGCGAAGAACAACGGCGGGAGCTTCCTCGTCGACCAGTTCCCGGACGCGTACAAAGCGGTGTGGGACTTCGAAGGTGGTTACGCCACGTCGCGGCACGTCCCCGAGGTTCGCTATGCAGGGATCACCCACCCGGGCCTCATGGGAGTCGCCCCCTCGAAGGACCTGTTGTCGACGTGGAACACACGCGAGGCTGCGCTCATCGCCACCGACCCCGACCGGGTTCCGCCACTGGCGCTACCGCCCGAGCCACAGGACGCCATCCTGGGAACCCTCACGGGTGACGACTACGACCGGGTCAGCAAGGAAGGGGCCCGCACCGCCCCGGCGAGGGAGAACGGAGGCAACCAGGACATCAAGAACTTCACCAAGGGCACCCGGGTGTTCTACCCGGTGTATGTCAAGGGGGCGAACCTCTCCTTCGGCGACCTGCACTTCAGCCAGGGCGATGGAGAAATCACCTTCTGTGGCGGCATCGAGATGGGCGGGTTCCTTGATCTCAAGGTTGACCTCATCAAGGGCGGCATGGACAAGTACGGGGTATCGGAAAATGCCATCTTCCAACCCGGGATCTCCGGTCCGCAGTACAGCGAGTGGCTCGCATTCAGCGGCACCTCGGTCACCCTCGACGGCGAGCAGAAGTACCTCGACTCCGATCTCGCCTACCAGAGGGCCTGCCTGCACGCGATCGACTACCTGACAAAGTTCGGGTACAGCCCGGAGCAGGCATATCTCCTGTTGGGGTCGGCGCCAATCGAAGGACGTCTGTCCGGGGTTGTGGACATCCCCAACTCGTGCGCCACGGTCTACCTACCGACGGCCATGTTCGAATTCGACGTCACCCCGTCGAAGAATGGTCTGCACGCGATCGATCCGGGCATCGGGGCCCCCAAGGCGGACAACCCGTGA
- a CDS encoding AmiS/UreI family transporter, translating to MSSVGLLYVGAVLYLNGLALMGIIKGTGATPINWFVGFLQVLTPTYLIFTANGDADAIFLASGLYLFGFTYLYVAMGNTWGHDPTGLGYFSLFVAIMAVGYAVGNLLMFDDYAFFVIWLLWSVLWFLFYLTLGKGLTRLTWFTGGVAAVEGWITGAIPAFLLLTGVWQDLDGRVVAVALTVVFVVALGILWSRQPATREEAP from the coding sequence ATGAGCTCCGTCGGCCTCCTCTACGTCGGTGCGGTTCTGTACCTCAATGGTCTGGCCTTGATGGGCATCATCAAGGGCACCGGAGCAACGCCCATAAACTGGTTTGTCGGATTCCTGCAGGTCTTGACTCCGACGTACCTCATATTCACGGCCAACGGAGATGCCGACGCAATTTTCTTGGCGAGTGGCCTCTACCTTTTTGGCTTCACCTACTTGTACGTGGCGATGGGAAATACATGGGGCCACGACCCCACCGGATTAGGTTACTTCTCGTTATTCGTCGCGATCATGGCGGTCGGTTATGCGGTGGGGAATCTCCTCATGTTCGACGACTACGCATTCTTCGTGATTTGGCTCCTGTGGTCCGTCCTGTGGTTCCTCTTCTACCTCACCTTGGGCAAGGGGTTGACCAGGCTCACCTGGTTCACCGGCGGCGTCGCCGCGGTTGAAGGGTGGATCACCGGGGCCATCCCCGCGTTTCTTCTGCTCACCGGCGTGTGGCAGGACCTGGACGGCCGTGTGGTCGCTGTCGCCCTGACCGTGGTGTTCGTCGTCGCGCTGGGAATCCTGTGGAGCCGCCAACCTGCGACACGCGAGGAGGCCCCCTGA
- a CDS encoding zinc ribbon domain-containing protein encodes MFAVPTYEFSCADHGHFDIHASIRDIPHFALCPMCSGRSKRVFSTPRLNLGDSRARQLLDATGATADTPRVVSSPPSIPRRPQRVTYDPRAQRLPRN; translated from the coding sequence GTGTTTGCGGTTCCCACGTATGAATTTTCGTGTGCTGACCATGGGCATTTCGACATCCATGCGTCGATCCGCGACATTCCCCACTTCGCGCTGTGTCCCATGTGCTCAGGCAGAAGCAAGAGGGTCTTCAGCACTCCGCGCCTGAACCTCGGCGACTCCCGCGCGCGTCAGCTCCTGGACGCGACCGGCGCCACCGCTGACACCCCACGGGTTGTGAGCTCACCACCCTCCATACCCCGCAGACCTCAACGGGTCACCTATGACCCCCGAGCCCAGAGGTTGCCGCGCAACTAG
- the selD gene encoding selenide, water dikinase SelD has product MSPVRLTQYARGGGCACKIPPGELEEIVAGLHGASPPGADVVVGLDDGDDAGAVRIRGGQAVLSTSDFFTPVVDDPYDWGRIAAANAVSDIYAMGGEPVMAINLVAWPRELISTDHLREVLRGGLDVATEAGFPVLGGHSIDAPEPIYGMAVTGTADPETMMRNDAAEAGLPISLTKPLGVGVLNNRHKATGERSEEAIASMVALNRDAARAALDAGVRAATDVTGFGLLGHLYKMCRASGVAARVEASAVPYVDGARAALAAGHVPGGSRRNLDWVRPHLSAEGISEDDLILLADAQTSGGLLVLGEVPGAPVVGETLPAGSLPDGALVQVT; this is encoded by the coding sequence ATGAGTCCGGTTCGGCTGACCCAGTACGCCCGCGGGGGCGGCTGCGCCTGCAAGATCCCCCCCGGAGAGCTCGAGGAGATCGTCGCCGGCCTCCACGGTGCGAGCCCGCCCGGCGCGGACGTCGTCGTCGGTCTCGATGACGGTGATGACGCGGGCGCCGTGCGCATCCGGGGCGGGCAGGCGGTGCTCTCGACGTCGGACTTCTTCACGCCCGTCGTCGACGACCCCTACGACTGGGGCCGTATCGCCGCGGCCAACGCCGTCTCCGACATCTATGCGATGGGTGGCGAGCCGGTGATGGCGATCAACCTCGTCGCCTGGCCACGCGAGCTGATCTCGACCGACCACCTGCGCGAGGTGCTGCGTGGCGGCCTTGACGTCGCGACCGAGGCCGGGTTCCCCGTGCTGGGCGGCCACAGCATCGACGCCCCCGAGCCCATCTACGGCATGGCGGTCACCGGCACCGCGGACCCCGAGACGATGATGCGCAACGACGCCGCCGAGGCCGGGCTGCCGATCAGCCTGACCAAGCCCCTGGGCGTCGGCGTGCTGAACAACCGGCACAAGGCGACGGGTGAGCGCAGCGAGGAGGCGATTGCCTCGATGGTCGCCCTCAACCGGGACGCCGCCCGCGCAGCGCTCGATGCCGGGGTGCGTGCGGCGACGGACGTCACGGGCTTCGGGCTGCTCGGCCACCTGTACAAGATGTGTCGCGCCTCCGGCGTCGCGGCCCGAGTCGAGGCCTCGGCCGTGCCTTACGTCGACGGCGCCCGCGCAGCGCTGGCTGCCGGTCACGTCCCCGGTGGGTCCCGCCGCAACCTCGACTGGGTGCGTCCGCACCTGTCCGCCGAGGGCATCAGCGAGGACGACCTGATCCTGCTCGCCGACGCCCAGACCTCCGGTGGGCTGCTTGTCCTCGGTGAGGTCCCCGGGGCCCCGGTTGTCGGTGAGACACTCCCCGCCGGTTCGCTGCCAGATGGTGCGCTCGTCCAGGTGACGTGA
- a CDS encoding PadR family transcriptional regulator, with product MDEERWPREWLRGVLGVCVMRVLLDGPNYGYAITQRLSGVGLGAVKGGTLYPLLGRLEEAGYVEVEWRPGEGGPGRKYFALTAAGREHAHDQAARWAAFTTTTRELTDGALVPVAGRN from the coding sequence ATGGATGAGGAGCGCTGGCCCAGGGAGTGGCTGCGGGGCGTGCTCGGTGTGTGTGTGATGCGCGTACTCCTCGACGGCCCCAACTATGGCTATGCGATCACCCAACGGCTCTCCGGGGTCGGCCTGGGTGCGGTCAAGGGTGGCACGCTCTACCCGCTCCTGGGGCGTCTCGAGGAGGCCGGCTACGTCGAGGTCGAGTGGCGACCGGGCGAGGGCGGCCCCGGCCGCAAGTACTTCGCGCTCACGGCGGCCGGCCGTGAGCACGCCCACGACCAGGCCGCCCGCTGGGCCGCCTTCACGACGACCACCCGGGAGCTCACCGACGGTGCTCTCGTGCCGGTAGCAGGGAGGAACTGA
- a CDS encoding PepSY domain-containing protein translates to MRRTTIPALVATAALGLTACSGSDDASSDGSSAETTTSAGSSRTTGETDESQSPSDTRDVVDSPPTEDMHAALDATRDSLPGAVSKIELESAETGGLAYKIELVSEDMEYSAQFDADTLDQLGEDRDELDPDDAAEAQKQTFDINDLIDLDEAVGTARDEQDGAVTSWKIEGKDDGSVQYEFDILPDDASDDVEVQIDAKDGSVIHDP, encoded by the coding sequence ATGCGCCGCACAACGATCCCCGCCCTCGTCGCGACGGCGGCCCTCGGTCTCACAGCGTGCTCCGGGTCCGACGACGCCTCATCCGATGGCTCCTCCGCCGAGACCACCACGAGCGCGGGATCGAGCCGCACCACCGGGGAGACCGACGAGTCGCAGTCACCTTCCGACACGCGTGATGTGGTCGACAGCCCACCCACGGAGGACATGCACGCCGCTCTCGACGCGACCCGCGACAGCCTGCCCGGGGCCGTGTCGAAGATCGAGCTCGAGTCGGCCGAGACCGGTGGACTCGCGTACAAGATCGAGCTCGTCTCCGAAGACATGGAGTACTCGGCGCAGTTCGACGCCGACACGCTGGACCAGCTGGGCGAGGACCGGGATGAGTTGGACCCCGACGACGCGGCGGAGGCACAGAAGCAGACCTTCGACATCAACGACCTCATCGACCTCGATGAAGCGGTGGGCACCGCCCGTGATGAGCAGGACGGCGCGGTCACGTCGTGGAAGATCGAGGGCAAGGACGACGGCAGCGTGCAGTACGAGTTCGATATCCTGCCCGACGACGCGTCTGACGACGTCGAGGTACAGATCGACGCCAAGGACGGCTCGGTCATCCACGACCCGTGA
- the nrfD gene encoding NrfD/PsrC family molybdoenzyme membrane anchor subunit gives MTTSPFDSFRPPESGRRRRRASGVRGAVSGAAKDVAKGARRGWMNREGGGQREAPAVPDAEFSSYYGQPVVKPVPWDHRISAYLFVGGIAGTSGIIAAGAAATGNEVLRRNSRLTSMVTVGLSGAALVADLGRPERFLNMMRTVKLTSPMSVGTWILSGYSAFAGVTTASEVLGMLPARGPLRPLSRALAPVTAPATIGQALMGAPLAAYTAVLLADTAHPVWHESRKQLPFVFVGSAALASGGMQMLLTPLAHAGPARRLALLGVATELVAMHQLEEHLAQLRIDEPIVSGKGAGKLRLAKVLAIAGGVGTLLSGRNRLAALTSGAALATASALTRAGIVEAGIESAEDPKYTVRVQKDRLEARRSNGVVDDSIVTVQ, from the coding sequence GTGACCACCTCTCCCTTCGACAGTTTCCGCCCCCCGGAGTCCGGGCGACGACGTCGCCGCGCCTCGGGTGTGCGCGGTGCCGTCAGCGGTGCGGCCAAGGACGTGGCGAAGGGGGCGCGCCGCGGCTGGATGAATCGCGAGGGCGGGGGCCAGCGCGAGGCGCCGGCCGTCCCGGATGCCGAGTTCTCCAGCTACTACGGGCAACCCGTCGTCAAGCCGGTGCCGTGGGACCACCGGATCTCGGCATACCTCTTCGTCGGCGGCATCGCCGGCACCTCCGGGATCATCGCTGCGGGCGCGGCGGCCACCGGCAACGAGGTGCTGCGGCGCAACTCACGGCTGACCTCGATGGTCACCGTCGGTCTCAGTGGCGCGGCACTCGTCGCTGACCTCGGTCGGCCCGAGCGCTTCTTGAACATGATGCGCACGGTCAAGCTGACCTCCCCGATGTCGGTCGGCACGTGGATCCTGTCGGGCTACTCCGCCTTCGCCGGGGTGACCACGGCGAGCGAGGTGCTCGGCATGCTGCCGGCGCGCGGCCCCCTTCGCCCTCTCTCCCGGGCACTGGCGCCGGTGACAGCGCCGGCCACGATCGGCCAGGCCCTGATGGGCGCGCCGCTGGCGGCCTACACCGCCGTGCTGCTCGCCGACACCGCCCACCCCGTGTGGCACGAGAGCCGGAAGCAACTGCCGTTCGTCTTCGTCGGCTCCGCCGCCCTCGCCTCCGGCGGCATGCAGATGCTGCTCACCCCGCTTGCCCACGCTGGCCCGGCCCGCCGACTCGCGTTGCTCGGGGTCGCCACCGAGCTGGTCGCGATGCACCAGCTCGAGGAGCATCTCGCGCAACTGCGCATCGATGAGCCGATCGTCTCGGGGAAGGGCGCCGGCAAGCTGCGACTGGCCAAGGTGCTCGCCATCGCCGGCGGCGTGGGGACACTGCTGTCCGGCCGCAACCGGCTGGCGGCTCTCACCTCGGGCGCCGCGCTGGCCACCGCTTCCGCCCTGACGCGTGCCGGAATCGTCGAGGCGGGTATCGAGTCGGCAGAGGACCCCAAGTACACGGTCCGGGTACAGAAGGACCGGTTGGAGGCACGGCGCAGCAACGGCGTCGTCGACGACAGCATCGTCACTGTGCAGTAG
- a CDS encoding 4Fe-4S dicluster domain-containing protein, translating to MGYLSRQLAGRTNPAQDAGWQDPPSRKGFFTDTSICIGCKACEVACKEWNGIPLDGLTISGNSYDNTGDLGASTWRHVAFVEQSQDRIEAARESGKRLVDLGMPSVGAPAPAPEPTSAQPAGYGTLPAPIEGHGPALSDMLNEKASVEAGGTGDYGLTAQGVPIVGPVPEFRWLMSSDVCKHCTHAGCLDVCPTGSLFRSEHGTVVVQDEICNGCGYCVGACPFGVIERRTDDSVSVTADDHVPNIGVAQKCTHCHDRLNHDQTPACAQACPTTSIKFGTHDDMVASAKERVVALHDQGFTEARLYGANEDDGVGGTGSVFLLLDEPEVYGLPPDPIVPTARLPEMFRAAGAAGLGLLGAAALAFLGSKS from the coding sequence ATGGGTTACCTGAGCCGCCAGCTCGCCGGGCGGACCAACCCGGCGCAGGACGCCGGGTGGCAGGACCCGCCCAGCCGCAAGGGCTTCTTCACCGACACCTCGATATGCATCGGCTGCAAGGCCTGCGAGGTGGCGTGCAAGGAGTGGAACGGCATCCCCCTCGACGGGCTGACCATCAGCGGCAACTCCTACGACAACACCGGCGACCTCGGCGCGAGCACGTGGCGTCACGTCGCCTTCGTCGAGCAGAGCCAGGACCGGATCGAGGCGGCTCGCGAGTCCGGCAAACGTCTCGTCGACCTCGGGATGCCGAGCGTCGGGGCTCCTGCACCTGCACCGGAGCCGACGAGCGCGCAGCCGGCCGGGTACGGCACCCTGCCGGCACCGATCGAAGGACACGGCCCCGCGCTGTCGGACATGCTCAACGAGAAGGCCTCCGTCGAGGCCGGCGGCACGGGCGACTACGGACTCACCGCCCAGGGAGTGCCGATCGTCGGTCCAGTGCCGGAGTTCCGGTGGCTGATGTCCTCGGACGTGTGCAAGCACTGCACCCACGCAGGCTGCCTCGATGTCTGTCCCACCGGCTCGCTCTTCCGCTCCGAGCACGGCACCGTGGTCGTCCAGGACGAGATCTGCAACGGCTGCGGCTACTGCGTCGGCGCCTGCCCCTTCGGTGTGATCGAGCGGCGCACGGATGACAGCGTCAGCGTCACCGCGGACGACCACGTGCCCAACATCGGGGTCGCCCAGAAGTGCACGCACTGCCATGACCGCCTCAACCACGACCAGACGCCGGCGTGCGCCCAGGCCTGTCCGACCACGTCGATCAAGTTCGGGACGCACGACGACATGGTCGCTTCCGCCAAGGAGCGGGTCGTCGCCCTGCACGACCAGGGGTTCACCGAGGCCCGGCTGTACGGCGCCAACGAGGACGACGGCGTCGGCGGCACCGGGTCGGTCTTCCTCCTCCTCGACGAGCCGGAGGTCTACGGCCTCCCGCCGGACCCGATCGTCCCCACCGCGAGGCTGCCCGAGATGTTCCGCGCAGCGGGGGCCGCCGGCCTCGGCCTGCTCGGTGCCGCGGCGCTGGCCTTCCTCGGGAGCAAGTCGTGA